The Streptomyces sp. HUAS CB01 genome has a segment encoding these proteins:
- a CDS encoding helix-turn-helix transcriptional regulator — MKNDGAVGESPQEELATGERSTRNRVARSILDHGPSTVADLAGRLGLTQAAVRRHLDALVSDDVVVAREQRVYGARTRGRPAKVFALTDCGRDAFDQSYDVLAVDALRWIEENAGGEAAVAAFARDRMEAQAEAYRRAVEAADPEARTEALAKALTADGYAATARNAPVGEQLCQHHCPVAHVAERYPQLCEAETEVFSRLLGTHVQRLATIAHGDGVCTTFIPKAGHRSDDRPADGSGRTSTTSNTEKTTSQASASTAGRNPA, encoded by the coding sequence GTGAAAAACGACGGAGCTGTGGGGGAGTCCCCCCAGGAGGAGCTCGCGACCGGGGAGCGGTCCACCCGCAACCGGGTCGCGCGGTCGATCCTGGACCACGGCCCGTCCACCGTCGCCGATCTCGCCGGCCGTCTCGGACTCACCCAGGCGGCCGTGCGCCGTCATCTGGACGCACTCGTCTCCGACGACGTCGTCGTGGCCCGCGAGCAGCGCGTGTACGGCGCGCGCACCCGCGGCAGGCCCGCCAAGGTGTTCGCGCTCACCGACTGCGGCCGGGACGCCTTCGACCAGTCCTACGACGTGCTCGCCGTCGACGCCCTCCGCTGGATCGAGGAGAACGCGGGAGGCGAGGCCGCCGTCGCCGCCTTCGCCCGCGACCGCATGGAGGCCCAGGCCGAGGCGTACCGCCGGGCCGTGGAGGCCGCCGATCCCGAGGCGCGGACCGAGGCTCTGGCCAAGGCGTTGACCGCGGACGGGTACGCTGCTACGGCGCGTAACGCACCGGTCGGCGAGCAGCTGTGTCAGCACCACTGCCCCGTCGCCCATGTGGCCGAGCGGTACCCGCAGCTGTGCGAGGCGGAGACCGAGGTCTTCTCCCGCCTGCTCGGCACGCATGTGCAGCGTCTGGCCACCATCGCCCACGGCGACGGTGTGTGCACGACCTTCATCCCGAAGGCCGGCCACCGCTCCGACGACCGGCCGGCCGACGGGTCCGGCAGGACCAGCACGACCAGCAACACCGAAAAGACCACTTCGCAAGCATCTGCAAGCACGGCCGGGAGGAACCCCGCATGA
- a CDS encoding heme o synthase: protein MTAVESRPAGVVLTPSPGGHRPFGARVKAFVALTKPRIIELLLITTVPVMFLAAQGVPDLWLVIATCVGGYLSAGGANALNMYIDRDIDALMDRTAQRPLVTGMVSPREGLVFGITLAVVSTLWFGLLVNWLSAALALGALLFYVVVYTMLLKRRTAQNIVWGGIAGCMPVLIGWSAVTNSMSWAAVILFLVIFFWTPPHYWPLSMKVKEDYARVGVPMLPVVASNKVVARQIVLYSWVMVAVSLLLTPLGYTGWFYTTVALATGGWWLWEAHALQSRAKAGVTGGKLKEMRLFHWSITYVSLLFVAVAVDPFLR from the coding sequence GTGACGGCCGTCGAGTCCCGACCCGCCGGGGTCGTCTTGACTCCCAGCCCGGGGGGCCATCGGCCGTTCGGGGCCCGCGTCAAGGCATTCGTGGCGCTGACCAAGCCGCGGATCATCGAGCTGCTTCTCATCACCACCGTACCGGTGATGTTCCTGGCCGCGCAGGGTGTGCCGGACCTCTGGCTCGTGATCGCCACGTGCGTCGGCGGATACCTCTCCGCGGGCGGTGCCAACGCGCTCAACATGTACATCGACCGCGACATCGACGCCCTGATGGACCGCACCGCGCAGCGCCCGCTGGTCACCGGCATGGTGTCGCCGCGCGAGGGCCTGGTCTTCGGCATCACCCTGGCCGTGGTCTCCACGCTCTGGTTCGGACTGCTCGTCAACTGGCTGTCCGCGGCCCTGGCGCTCGGCGCGCTCCTCTTCTACGTGGTCGTCTACACGATGCTGCTGAAGCGGCGCACCGCGCAGAACATCGTCTGGGGCGGCATCGCCGGCTGCATGCCGGTGCTGATCGGCTGGTCCGCCGTCACCAACTCGATGTCGTGGGCCGCCGTCATCCTCTTCCTCGTCATCTTCTTCTGGACGCCGCCGCACTACTGGCCGCTGTCGATGAAGGTGAAGGAGGACTACGCGCGCGTGGGCGTGCCGATGCTCCCGGTCGTCGCGTCGAACAAGGTCGTCGCCCGCCAGATCGTCCTCTACAGCTGGGTGATGGTCGCGGTCTCCCTGCTGCTGACCCCGCTCGGCTACACCGGCTGGTTCTACACGACGGTGGCGCTGGCGACCGGCGGCTGGTGGCTCTGGGAGGCGCACGCGCTGCAGAGCCGGGCCAAGGCCGGTGTGACGGGCGGGAAGCTCAAGGAGATGCGGCTGTTCCACTGGTCCATCACCTATGTCTCGCTGCTGTTCGTCGCCGTCGCCGTGGACCCCTTCCTGCGCTGA
- the sufB gene encoding Fe-S cluster assembly protein SufB — protein sequence MTLPTETAHPELDGLGKYEYGWADSDVAGAAAKRGLSEDVVRDISAKKSEPEWMLKMRLKGLKLFEKKPMPNWGSDLSGIDFDNIKYFVRSTEKQAESWEDLPEDIKNTYDKLGIPEAEKQRLVAGVAAQYESEVVYHQIREDLEEQGVIFLDTDTALKEHPELFKEYFGTVIPAGDNKFASLNTAVWSGGSFIYVPKGVHVEIPLQAYFRINTENMGQFERTLIIVDEDAYVHYVEGCTAPIYSSDSLHSAVVEIIVKKGARCRYTTIQNWSNNVYNLVTKRAVAYEGATMEWVDGNIGSKVTMKYPAVYLMGEHAKGETLSIAFAGEGQHQDAGAKMVHMAPNTSSNIVSKSVARGGGRTSYRGLIEIGEGAPGAKSNVLCDALLVDTISRSDTYPYVDVREDDVSMGHEATVSKVSEDQLFYLMSRGLSEDEAMAMIVRGFVEPIAKELPMEYALELNRLIELQMEGAVG from the coding sequence ATGACTCTCCCCACGGAGACTGCCCACCCTGAGCTCGATGGCCTGGGCAAGTACGAATACGGCTGGGCCGACTCCGACGTCGCAGGCGCCGCCGCAAAGCGCGGCCTCTCGGAGGACGTGGTCCGGGACATCTCCGCGAAGAAGTCCGAGCCCGAGTGGATGCTGAAGATGCGTCTGAAGGGCCTGAAGCTCTTCGAGAAGAAGCCCATGCCGAACTGGGGCTCCGACCTCTCCGGCATCGACTTCGACAACATCAAGTACTTCGTGCGGTCCACGGAGAAGCAGGCGGAGTCCTGGGAGGACCTGCCCGAGGACATCAAGAACACGTACGACAAGCTCGGCATCCCCGAGGCCGAGAAGCAGCGCCTGGTGGCCGGTGTCGCCGCGCAGTACGAGTCCGAGGTCGTCTACCACCAGATCCGCGAGGACCTGGAGGAGCAGGGCGTCATCTTCCTGGACACCGACACCGCGCTGAAGGAGCACCCGGAGCTCTTCAAGGAGTACTTCGGCACGGTCATCCCGGCCGGCGACAACAAGTTCGCGTCGCTGAACACCGCGGTGTGGTCCGGCGGCTCCTTCATCTACGTGCCGAAGGGCGTGCACGTCGAGATCCCGCTCCAGGCCTACTTCCGGATCAACACCGAGAACATGGGCCAGTTCGAGCGGACGCTGATCATCGTCGACGAGGACGCCTACGTCCACTACGTCGAGGGCTGCACCGCCCCGATCTACTCCTCGGACTCGCTGCACAGCGCCGTGGTCGAGATCATCGTCAAGAAGGGCGCCCGCTGCCGCTACACGACCATCCAGAACTGGTCGAACAACGTCTACAACCTGGTCACCAAGCGCGCCGTGGCGTACGAGGGCGCGACCATGGAGTGGGTCGACGGCAACATCGGCTCCAAGGTCACGATGAAGTACCCCGCCGTGTACCTGATGGGCGAGCACGCCAAGGGCGAGACCCTGTCCATCGCCTTCGCGGGCGAGGGCCAGCACCAGGACGCCGGCGCCAAGATGGTCCACATGGCGCCGAACACCTCGTCGAACATCGTCTCCAAGTCGGTGGCGCGAGGCGGCGGCCGCACCTCCTACCGCGGTCTGATCGAGATCGGCGAGGGCGCCCCCGGTGCCAAGTCCAACGTGCTCTGCGACGCCCTGCTCGTCGACACGATCTCCCGGTCCGACACCTACCCGTACGTCGACGTCCGCGAGGACGACGTCTCCATGGGGCACGAGGCCACCGTCTCCAAGGTCTCCGAGGACCAGCTCTTCTACCTGATGAGCCGCGGTCTCTCCGAGGACGAGGCGATGGCGATGATCGTGCGCGGCTTCGTCGAGCCGATCGCCAAGGAGCTGCCCATGGAGTACGCCCTGGAGCTCAACCGGCTGATCGAGCTGCAGATGGAGGGCGCGGTCGGCTGA
- the sufD gene encoding Fe-S cluster assembly protein SufD, with protein MAEAQNIPVGSTTAGSIAVAAESTVATRMSAPPSFDVADFPVPHGREEEWRFTPLERLKGLHDGTAKADGSIKAEVNAPDGVTVQSVGRDDARIGKAGTPVDRVAAQAFSSFEKATVVSVPKETVLTEPVRVTLHGEGGTTFGHTVFEIGAFAEAVIVIDHTGDAVRAANVDFLVGDGAKVTFVSVQDWDDTAVHCSQHNVLVGRDATFKSVVITFGGDVVRLHPRVEYAGPGGEAELFGLYFTDAGQHQEHRLLVTHNTPHCKSNVVYKGALQGDDAHAVWIGDVLIEAKAEGTDTYEMNRNLVLSDGARVDSVPNLEIETGEIVGAGHASATGRFDDEQLFYLMARGIPEAEARRLVVRGFFAELVQQIGLPDVEERLIAKIEAELEASV; from the coding sequence ATGGCTGAGGCTCAGAACATCCCGGTGGGCTCCACCACCGCCGGCTCGATCGCGGTGGCCGCGGAGTCCACCGTCGCCACGCGCATGAGCGCGCCCCCGTCCTTCGACGTGGCGGACTTCCCGGTCCCGCACGGCCGCGAGGAGGAGTGGCGGTTCACGCCGCTGGAGCGGCTGAAGGGTCTCCACGACGGCACCGCGAAGGCCGACGGCTCGATCAAGGCTGAGGTGAACGCCCCCGACGGCGTCACCGTCCAGTCCGTCGGCCGTGACGACGCGCGCATCGGCAAGGCGGGCACGCCCGTCGACCGGGTCGCCGCGCAGGCGTTCTCCTCGTTCGAGAAGGCCACCGTCGTCTCGGTGCCGAAGGAGACGGTCCTGACCGAACCGGTGCGGGTCACCCTGCACGGCGAGGGCGGCACCACCTTCGGGCACACGGTCTTCGAGATCGGCGCCTTCGCCGAGGCCGTCATCGTCATCGACCACACCGGTGACGCCGTGCGCGCCGCCAACGTGGACTTCCTGGTCGGCGACGGGGCCAAGGTCACCTTCGTCTCCGTCCAGGACTGGGACGACACGGCGGTGCACTGCTCGCAGCACAACGTGCTCGTCGGCCGCGACGCCACCTTCAAGTCGGTCGTGATCACCTTCGGCGGCGACGTCGTGCGCCTCCACCCCCGCGTCGAGTACGCGGGCCCGGGCGGCGAGGCCGAGCTGTTCGGTCTGTACTTCACCGACGCGGGCCAGCACCAGGAGCACCGACTCCTGGTCACGCACAACACGCCGCACTGCAAGTCCAACGTCGTCTACAAGGGCGCGCTCCAGGGCGACGACGCGCACGCCGTCTGGATCGGCGACGTGCTCATCGAGGCCAAGGCCGAGGGCACCGACACCTACGAGATGAACCGCAACCTGGTTCTGAGCGACGGCGCCCGCGTCGACTCCGTGCCCAACCTGGAGATCGAGACCGGTGAGATCGTCGGCGCCGGCCACGCCTCCGCCACCGGCCGCTTCGACGACGAGCAGCTCTTCTACCTGATGGCCCGGGGCATCCCGGAGGCCGAGGCCCGCCGCCTCGTCGTCCGCGGCTTCTTCGCCGAGCTGGTCCAGCAGATCGGTCTGCCGGACGTGGAGGAGCGCCTCATCGCCAAGATCGAGGCGGAGCTGGAGGCGTCCGTCTGA
- a CDS encoding amidohydrolase family protein — protein sequence MIDTPSLVDQYCHGVLRTELGLGTFEAHLGRTAGPPAPGTTFFDTQTGFAVRRWCPPLLGLEPHCPPASYLARRRELGVLESGRRLLRATGISTYLVDTGLPGDLTGVPEIAAAGMADAHEIVRLELLAEQVADTSGTVDSFLANLAEAVHGAADSAVAFTSVTGVRHGISVEPEPPGPGEVRGATGRWLEGRAVGGRLTDPVLLRHLLWVAVAAARPLQIHVGVGDPLPLAGFAAATAGLGTDLVLLHGYPYHRHAAHLASVFPHVYADVGPALAHTGAGAATVLAETLEHAPFGKLLFSSGARGLPELHVVGARIFREALDRVLGGWVGDGAWCRADAQRVAGMIAADNARRVYGLPG from the coding sequence ATGATCGACACGCCGTCCTTGGTGGATCAGTACTGCCACGGCGTCCTCCGCACGGAACTGGGCCTCGGTACCTTCGAGGCCCACCTCGGCAGGACCGCCGGGCCGCCCGCGCCCGGCACCACCTTCTTCGACACCCAGACCGGTTTCGCCGTACGCCGCTGGTGCCCGCCGCTGCTCGGCCTGGAACCGCACTGCCCGCCCGCGAGCTACCTCGCGCGGCGCCGGGAGCTCGGCGTCCTGGAATCCGGCAGGCGGCTGCTGCGGGCGACCGGCATCTCCACCTACCTCGTGGACACCGGACTGCCCGGCGACCTCACCGGTGTTCCCGAGATCGCCGCGGCGGGCATGGCCGACGCACACGAGATCGTGCGGCTGGAACTGCTCGCCGAACAGGTCGCCGACACCTCGGGCACCGTCGACTCGTTCCTCGCCAACCTCGCCGAGGCCGTGCACGGCGCGGCCGACTCGGCGGTCGCCTTCACTTCCGTCACGGGGGTGCGGCACGGGATCTCCGTCGAACCCGAACCACCCGGGCCCGGCGAGGTGCGCGGTGCGACCGGGCGCTGGCTGGAGGGCCGTGCGGTCGGCGGCCGGCTCACCGACCCGGTACTGCTGCGTCATCTGCTCTGGGTCGCCGTCGCCGCGGCGCGGCCCCTGCAGATCCACGTCGGGGTGGGCGATCCGCTGCCGCTGGCCGGCTTCGCGGCGGCCACCGCGGGCCTGGGCACCGATCTGGTGCTGCTCCACGGCTATCCGTACCACCGCCACGCGGCACATCTGGCGAGCGTCTTCCCGCACGTGTACGCCGACGTCGGGCCCGCCCTGGCCCACACCGGGGCCGGGGCCGCGACCGTCCTCGCCGAGACCCTGGAGCACGCCCCGTTCGGGAAGCTGCTGTTCTCCAGCGGGGCCCGGGGGCTGCCCGAGCTCCATGTCGTGGGAGCGCGGATCTTCCGGGAGGCACTGGACCGGGTGCTCGGCGGCTGGGTCGGCGACGGCGCCTGGTGCCGGGCGGACGCCCAGCGGGTCGCCGGGATGATCGCGGCGGACAACGCCCGCCGCGTCTACGGCCTCCCCGGCTGA
- a CDS encoding ABC transporter ATP-binding protein, whose amino-acid sequence MNNESAVRVRGLVKRYGARTAVDGLDLDVRTGTVTAVLGPNGAGKTTTVETCEGYRRADAGTVRVLGLDPVSDAARLRPRIGVMLQSGGVYSGARADEMLRHMAKLHAHPLDVDALIERLGLGSCGRTTYRRLSGGQQQRLALAMAVVGRPELVFLDEPTAGLDPQARRATWNLVRELRADGVTVVLTTHFMDEAEELADDVAIIDAGRVAAQGTPEQLCRGGAENTLRFTGRPGLDLGSLLKALPDGTAAAELTPGAYRISGTVDPQLLATVTSWCAQHGVMPDGISVERHTLEDVFLELTGKELRS is encoded by the coding sequence ATGAACAACGAGTCCGCCGTCCGGGTACGGGGCCTGGTCAAGCGGTACGGAGCCAGAACCGCGGTGGACGGGCTCGACCTCGACGTCCGCACCGGCACGGTCACCGCCGTCCTCGGCCCGAACGGGGCCGGGAAGACCACCACCGTCGAGACCTGCGAGGGCTACCGGCGCGCCGACGCCGGCACGGTCCGCGTCCTCGGCCTGGACCCGGTCTCCGACGCCGCCCGGCTGCGCCCGAGGATCGGGGTGATGCTGCAGTCCGGCGGCGTCTACTCGGGCGCCCGCGCCGACGAGATGCTGCGCCACATGGCGAAGCTGCACGCCCACCCCCTCGACGTGGACGCCCTGATCGAACGTCTCGGCCTCGGCTCGTGCGGCCGCACGACGTACCGGCGGCTCTCCGGCGGACAGCAGCAGCGCCTGGCACTCGCCATGGCCGTCGTGGGCCGCCCCGAACTGGTCTTCCTGGACGAGCCGACCGCCGGTCTCGACCCCCAGGCCCGCCGCGCCACCTGGAACCTGGTGCGCGAGCTGCGCGCCGACGGGGTGACGGTCGTGCTGACCACGCACTTCATGGACGAGGCCGAGGAACTCGCCGACGACGTCGCGATCATCGACGCGGGCCGGGTCGCCGCCCAGGGCACCCCAGAGCAGCTGTGCCGCGGCGGCGCCGAGAACACCCTCCGCTTCACCGGCCGCCCCGGCCTGGACCTCGGATCCCTGCTGAAGGCGCTGCCGGACGGCACCGCGGCGGCCGAGCTGACGCCGGGCGCGTACCGGATCAGCGGCACCGTCGACCCGCAGCTGCTCGCCACCGTCACCTCCTGGTGCGCGCAGCACGGGGTGATGCCGGACGGCATCTCGGTCGAACGCCACACCCTCGAGGACGTCTTCCTGGAGCTCACGGGGAAGGAGCTGCGGTCGTGA
- the tkt gene encoding transketolase, producing MSTKPTTTDLEWTALDQRAVDTVRVLAADAVQKVGNGHPGTAMSLAPAAYVLFQKLMRHDPSDADWTGRDRFVLSAGHSSLTLYIQLYLAGYGLELDDLKSFRTWDSRTPGHPEYGHTVGVETTTGPLGQGVANAVGMAMAARYERGLFDPEAAPGSSPFDHTVWAIAGDGCLQEGISHEASSLAGHQKLGNLVLLWDDNHISIEGDTETAVSEDTLQRYEAYGWHVQRVAPLPSGDLDPVALYEALKAAKEETDRPSFIAVRSIIAWPAPNAQNTEAAHGAALGDDEIAATKRVLGFDPEKTFEVSDEVIGHTRRALDRGRTEREEWEKAFAEWRAANPERAAEFDRIREGELPAGWEEKLPVFETGKAVATRAASGKVLQALGAVVPELWGGSADLAGSNNTTIDKTSSFLPEGNPLPEADPYGRTIHFGIREHAMAAIMNGITLHGNTRVYGGTFLVFSDYMRNAVRLSALMHLPVTYVWTHDSIGLGEDGPTHQPVEHLASLRAIPGLSIVRPADANETAIAWREILRRWTKEFRVGTPHGLALTRQGVPTYEPNEDVAKGGYVMFEAEGPGGESAEPQVVLIATGSEVHLAVEAREQLQSEGIATRVVSMPSVEWFDQQDQGYRDAVLPPSVKARVAVEAGIGLTWHRFVGDAGRIVSLEHFGASADGKVLFREFGFTPEAVAAAARESIAAAAR from the coding sequence GTGAGCACCAAGCCGACCACCACAGACCTCGAGTGGACCGCATTGGACCAGCGGGCCGTGGACACCGTCCGTGTCCTCGCCGCTGACGCCGTACAGAAGGTCGGCAACGGCCATCCCGGTACGGCGATGAGCCTGGCCCCCGCGGCGTACGTCCTCTTCCAGAAGCTGATGCGGCACGACCCCTCCGACGCGGACTGGACCGGCCGTGACCGGTTCGTGCTCTCCGCGGGCCACTCCAGCCTGACGCTCTACATCCAGCTCTACCTCGCCGGGTACGGCCTGGAGCTCGACGACCTCAAGTCCTTCCGCACGTGGGACTCCAGGACCCCGGGTCACCCCGAGTACGGCCACACGGTGGGCGTGGAGACGACGACCGGTCCGCTGGGCCAGGGCGTCGCCAACGCCGTCGGCATGGCCATGGCGGCGCGTTACGAGCGCGGCCTGTTCGACCCGGAGGCCGCTCCCGGCAGCTCCCCGTTCGACCACACCGTCTGGGCCATCGCCGGTGACGGCTGCCTCCAGGAGGGCATCTCGCACGAGGCGTCCTCGCTGGCCGGCCACCAGAAGCTCGGCAACCTGGTGCTGCTCTGGGACGACAACCACATCTCCATCGAGGGCGACACCGAGACCGCGGTCTCCGAGGACACCCTGCAGCGGTACGAGGCGTACGGCTGGCACGTCCAGCGCGTCGCCCCGCTGCCGAGCGGCGACCTGGACCCGGTCGCGCTGTACGAGGCGCTGAAGGCCGCCAAGGAGGAGACCGACCGGCCGTCCTTCATCGCCGTCCGCTCGATCATCGCCTGGCCGGCCCCGAACGCCCAGAACACCGAGGCCGCCCACGGCGCGGCCCTGGGCGACGACGAGATCGCGGCCACCAAGCGGGTCCTCGGCTTCGACCCGGAGAAGACCTTCGAGGTCTCCGACGAGGTCATCGGGCACACCCGCCGGGCCCTCGACCGCGGGCGCACCGAGCGCGAGGAGTGGGAGAAGGCGTTCGCCGAGTGGCGCGCCGCGAACCCGGAGCGCGCGGCGGAGTTCGACCGGATCCGTGAGGGCGAACTCCCGGCGGGCTGGGAGGAGAAGCTCCCGGTGTTCGAGACCGGCAAGGCGGTCGCCACCCGTGCCGCGTCCGGCAAGGTGCTGCAGGCGCTGGGCGCGGTCGTCCCGGAGCTGTGGGGCGGTTCCGCCGACCTCGCGGGCTCGAACAACACGACGATCGACAAGACCTCGTCGTTCCTGCCCGAGGGCAACCCGCTGCCGGAGGCGGACCCCTACGGCCGCACGATCCACTTCGGCATCCGCGAGCACGCGATGGCCGCGATCATGAACGGCATCACCCTGCACGGCAACACCCGTGTCTACGGCGGTACGTTCCTCGTCTTCTCCGACTACATGCGCAACGCGGTCCGGCTGTCCGCGCTGATGCACCTGCCGGTGACGTACGTGTGGACGCACGACTCGATCGGTCTCGGCGAGGACGGCCCGACCCACCAGCCGGTGGAGCACCTGGCCTCCCTGCGCGCCATCCCGGGCCTGAGCATCGTGCGCCCGGCCGACGCCAACGAGACGGCGATCGCCTGGCGCGAGATCCTCCGTCGCTGGACCAAGGAGTTCCGCGTGGGCACGCCGCACGGTCTGGCGCTGACCCGCCAGGGCGTGCCGACGTACGAGCCCAACGAGGACGTGGCCAAGGGCGGTTACGTCATGTTCGAGGCCGAGGGTCCCGGCGGGGAGAGCGCCGAGCCGCAGGTCGTACTCATCGCCACCGGCTCCGAGGTGCACCTGGCCGTGGAGGCCCGCGAGCAGCTCCAGAGCGAGGGCATCGCGACACGGGTCGTCTCGATGCCGTCCGTCGAGTGGTTCGACCAGCAGGACCAGGGGTACCGGGACGCGGTGCTGCCGCCCTCGGTGAAGGCACGGGTGGCCGTCGAGGCCGGTATCGGGCTGACCTGGCACCGCTTCGTCGGCGACGCCGGCCGGATCGTGTCGCTGGAGCACTTCGGCGCCTCGGCCGACGGCAAGGTGCTGTTCCGCGAGTTCGGTTTCACCCCCGAGGCGGTGGCCGCCGCCGCGCGGGAATCGATCGCCGCCGCCGCGCGCTGA
- a CDS encoding ABC transporter permease, producing MIAAQAALETRMLLRNGEQLLLTVVIPSLLLVLFSTVDIVDTGEGRAVDFLAPGVLALAVMSTAFTGQAIATGFERRYGVLKRLGASPLPRWALMTAKTLSVLVTEVLQVALLTLIAFGLGWSPRGGPVAVALLLVAGTAAFSGLGLLMAGTLRAEATLAAANLVFLLLLVGGGVIVPLDRFPDPAQAVLALLPISALSDGLRDVLQHGAALPWGDLGILTGWAVLGLAAAARFFRWE from the coding sequence ATGATCGCGGCGCAGGCGGCGCTGGAGACGCGGATGCTGCTCCGCAACGGCGAGCAGCTGCTGCTGACGGTGGTCATCCCGTCACTGCTGCTGGTGCTCTTCTCGACGGTCGACATCGTCGACACGGGAGAGGGCCGGGCCGTGGACTTCCTCGCACCCGGCGTCCTGGCGCTGGCCGTGATGTCCACCGCGTTCACGGGACAGGCGATCGCCACCGGCTTCGAGCGCCGCTACGGCGTGCTGAAACGCCTCGGCGCCTCCCCGCTCCCCCGGTGGGCCCTGATGACCGCCAAGACGCTCTCCGTCCTGGTCACGGAGGTCCTGCAGGTCGCCCTGCTGACGCTGATCGCCTTCGGGCTCGGCTGGTCGCCGCGGGGCGGTCCGGTCGCCGTGGCTCTGCTGCTGGTCGCCGGCACCGCGGCCTTCTCGGGCCTGGGTCTGCTGATGGCGGGCACGCTCCGGGCCGAGGCGACGCTCGCCGCGGCCAATCTGGTCTTCCTGCTGCTGCTGGTCGGCGGCGGGGTGATCGTGCCGCTGGACAGGTTCCCGGACCCGGCGCAAGCGGTCCTCGCGCTGCTGCCGATCTCCGCGCTCTCCGACGGGCTGCGCGACGTGCTCCAGCACGGCGCGGCCCTGCCGTGGGGCGATCTGGGGATCCTGACGGGCTGGGCGGTGCTGGGACTCGCGGCGGCGGCGCGGTTCTTCCGCTGGGAATGA
- a CDS encoding COX15/CtaA family protein, whose product MQTPLAYIAKRWTPSPEVLRRAALAPVVMSVVIIVTGGAVRLTGSGLGCDTWPKCTDDSLFATPEQGIHGAIEFGNRMLTYVLSAAVGWAIIAARSTRPWRRGLTRLGWAQFWVVMSNAVLGGITVWAGLNPWTVAGHFLAANALLTVATVTWIRAGEGDTAPRPRVPLPVRRLSWALTGAAGLLIAAGTIVTGSGKHAGDSSDVPRMPFDWVDAAHVHAALAWLVCVLAVGMWLALRIVDAPDDTRARARELICVLVAQGAIGYVQFFTDVPELLVGAHMLGSSLMWIAVLRLALSLRERPLAAPGTAAAPDAALTAA is encoded by the coding sequence GTGCAAACCCCCCTCGCCTACATCGCCAAGCGCTGGACGCCGTCCCCCGAGGTGCTCCGGCGAGCCGCGCTCGCGCCCGTCGTGATGAGCGTGGTCATCATCGTCACCGGCGGCGCGGTCCGGCTGACCGGTTCCGGTCTCGGCTGCGACACCTGGCCCAAGTGCACGGACGACAGTCTGTTCGCGACGCCCGAACAGGGCATTCACGGCGCCATCGAGTTCGGCAACCGGATGCTGACGTACGTCCTGTCGGCGGCGGTCGGCTGGGCCATCATCGCGGCGCGCTCCACCAGGCCGTGGCGGCGGGGGCTCACCCGGCTCGGCTGGGCGCAGTTCTGGGTCGTGATGAGCAACGCCGTTCTCGGCGGCATCACCGTGTGGGCGGGCCTCAACCCGTGGACGGTGGCCGGGCACTTCCTCGCGGCGAACGCGCTGCTGACGGTCGCCACGGTCACCTGGATCCGGGCCGGCGAGGGCGACACCGCGCCCCGGCCCCGGGTCCCGCTCCCCGTGCGGCGGCTGTCCTGGGCGCTGACCGGCGCGGCGGGCCTGCTGATCGCGGCGGGCACGATCGTGACCGGCTCCGGCAAGCACGCCGGAGACAGCAGCGACGTGCCGAGGATGCCGTTCGACTGGGTGGACGCGGCCCATGTGCACGCCGCGCTGGCCTGGCTGGTCTGCGTGCTCGCCGTGGGGATGTGGCTGGCGCTGCGGATCGTGGACGCGCCCGACGACACCCGGGCCCGCGCCCGGGAACTGATCTGCGTACTGGTCGCGCAGGGCGCCATCGGCTATGTGCAGTTCTTCACCGACGTGCCGGAGCTGCTGGTCGGCGCCCACATGCTCGGCTCCTCGCTGATGTGGATCGCCGTGCTGCGCCTGGCCCTGAGCCTGCGGGAGCGTCCGCTCGCCGCCCCGGGCACCGCGGCCGCGCCCGACGCCGCCCTCACCGCGGCCTGA